The DNA region CCATGTTACACTGTTTATTTTGACCATATTATAAGTAAGCCAGTTTTGGGAAAAGATGATGATTTCAAAGATTTTGTGGCCAAAGATACAAGAGTAGGTTAATtacttttaacaaattatattcttttaaaatatatgacgTAATTTCATCTGTTCtagaaatgttaataaaactattattataaacttaTAGGTAGAAATACGAATGTTGGGTGAGGCAGAATTACATAGagtgaaaaaaggagaaataattcaattgcaAAGAAAAGGATTTTTCAGATGTGATGTACCCTATGCTGATATAAGTCCTTTCTGCTGCAAAGAGCAACCTTTAATTCTATTTCATATACCAGATGGTCATACTGCTTCTAAATCTACAAAGGCAAATGTTGATAGTAAATCAAGTGTCTCAAAAgtaagtatttatttttgctAAATTGGATGATAgttatgattaattaaatgcatatttattaaatcattttatatatttctgtttctttctttagacTGAACAAAAAGATGTGaacataataaatgataaaatgattACTCAAAGTTCtgaagaaatacaaaaacaaGGTGATAAAGTGAGACAATTAAAAGCTGCAAAAGCAAGTAAGGATATAATTGATCAAGAAGTAAAACTTCTCTTAAATTTAAAATCCGAATACAAAATCGCAACAGGGCAAGAATGGAAACCAGTCAAGTCTGAAAAAACTAATGCAACTATAAATTCAGCATCTGCGAATAAAACTAATGAGCAGCTATCtgaagaaatacaaaaacaaGGTGATAAAGTGAGACAATTAAAAGCTGCAAAAGCAAGTAAGGATATAATTGATCAAGAAGTAAAAATTCTCTTAAATTTAAAATCCGAATACAAAATCGCAACAGGGCAAGAATGGAAACCAGTCAAGTCTGAAAAAACTAATGCAACTATAAATTCAGCATCTGCGAATAAAACTAATGAGCAGCTATCtgaagaaatacaaaaacaaGGTGATAAAGTGAGACAATTAAAAGCTACAAAAGCAAGTAAGGATATAATTGATCAAGAAGTAAAAATTCTCTTAAATTTAAAATCCGAATACAAAATCGCAACAGGGCAAGAATGGAAACCAGTCAAGTCTGAACAAACTAATGCAACTATAAATTCAGCATCTGTGAACAAAACCAATGAGAAGCTAtccgaagaaataaaaaaacaaggtGATAAAGTAAGACAATTAAAAACTGCGAAAGCAAGTAAGGATATAATTGATCAAGAAGTAAAAAtccttttaaatttaaaatccgAATACAAAATCGCAACAGGGCAAGAATGGAAACCAGTCAAGTCTGAACAAACTAATGCAACTATAAATTCAGCATCTGTGAACAAAACCAATGAGAAGCTAtccgaagaaataaaaaaacaaggtGATAAAGTAAGACAATTAAAAACTGCGAAAGCAAGTAAGGATATAATTGATCAAGaagtaaaaattcttttaacttTAAAATCCGAATATAAAACTGCAACAGGCCAAGAGTGGAAACCAGATAAATCTCAAACAGAGAATATCAAATCAGAGAATAACGAAATTACAACTAACGATAAAATATcagtaaaaatattagaacAAGGCACTAAAGTAAGGCAATTAAAAAGTTCAAAAGCAGAACAATCTATTATCGATAAAGAAGTTAAAATTCTTTTGAgcttaaaaaatgattataaaacaGTAACTGGTCATGATTGGAAGCCAAAATGTGATGTGTcacctaaaaagaaaaataaagatggaTCTGAGAAAAGTGGAAAGAAATCTGATAAAGATATGACaaataatgaaacaaagagTAAAGATACAGATACTAATAAAACTGGGACGAGATTAGGATTAGAagtacagaaagaagaaaactttgCTGATTGGTATTCTCAAATTATTACGAAGAGTGGAATGATCGAATATTATGATGTATCAGGTTGTTATATTCTTCGTCCATGGAGTTATGCGATTTGGAAGACGATAAAGGAACACTTTGATAaacaaatatcaaaattaGGAGTACAAGAATgttattttccaatttttgTTACACGAGCAGCacttgaaaaggaaaaagcgcATATTGCAGATTTTGCTCCAGAAGTTGCATGGGTTACCAAATGTGGAGATTCTGATATTGCAGAACATATTGCTATTCGACCTACTTCAGAAACAGTCATGTATCCAGCATTTTCTAAATGGTTAAGATCAGACACAGAACTTCCACTTAGACTCAATCAATGGAGTAATGTTGtggtaattatatatttatacttataaatgtaattattctGTAGTTAATTTATAAGTTTAATTTGTAGTTAATATATAACAGCTTTGCtcttttaatgatattaaataatttattatagagaTGGGAGTTTAAAGATCCTAAACCATTTTTACGTACCAGGGAATTTTTATGGCAAGAAGGACATACAGTTTTTGCTAATAAAGAGGATGCTGAAAAAgaagttttaataattttagatatGTATGCCAACATATATGAAGAGTTACTAGCTGTACCAGTAGTTAAAGGCCGtaaaactgaaaaagaaaaatttgctgGTGGTGACTATACAACTACTGTAGAAGCATTTATTTCAACTAGTGGAAGAGCAATACAAGGTGCTACTAGTCATCATCTTGGacagaatttttcaaaaatgtttaatattcaGGTTGAAGGGGCAGttgagggaaaagaaaagatttatgtTTATCAGAACTCCTGGGGTATGACCACTCGTACTATTGGAGTTATGATAATGGTAATATCgtgatattttctaaatattcattatgattattatataaataaaatgtattttattgttaGGTACATGGAGATGACAAAGGTTTAGTATTACCGCCAAATGTAGCTTCGATTCAAGCTATAATTATACCATGCGGTATTACTGCAACTACTACTGTACAGCAGAGAGATCAATTGATGTCAGAATGTCTTAAACTAGAGAATGATTTAAGCAAAGATGAGTCCCTTAGAATTAAATCTGATTATGCAAATAATCGTACACCAGGATGGAAATTTAATCATTGGGAATTGAAAGGTGTACCTGTAAGGATTGAATTAGGTCCCAAAGATCTGGAAAAAAATCAAGTGACATTTGTACGTAGAGACAATAATCAGAAAATGACAGCAAGTAGAACGGAAGTGGTAGATTTTTTACGCAATTTACTTACTGAGATACAATCTAATATGTTTAACAAGTACGTGAATATTATTAGTCATTCTTGTATTGTTATAATAGAGGATGTAACATTTACAAAATTGTAAGATTAATAGTTAAcggaatataataatataaataattaatcaatttttatagagCAAAGAAGAACTTAGAAGATCATAttaagaaagtagaaaaatggGAACAGTTTTCTCtggaattaaataaaaaaaatttattactatcGCCATTCTGTGGAGAACCATCATGCGAGGATAATATTAAAGCAGATAGCGCGAGGTAaacttatattattcttatatagatagtatttatatacatagagataGAATATTTGAAACAGAACATTTCGCGagtaatattaattctattttcataaaattgcAGAGGTGATGTCGGTGAAGAAGCAGGAGCATTGGCAATGGGTGCGAAAAGTCTGTGTATACCTTTCGAACAGCCACAAACTTCTATACCATTAGATAATTTGAAGTGTATTCATCCAAGTTGTAAAAACAAACCTAAATTTTACACTCTTTTTGGTCGTAGCTATTAAATTAAGATAgctatatttatcgatttgtaTGCTGAGATATCTTTATAGTCTGTTCCTTAAACATTGATCTTATAAACATTTTCCATAAAACTACATTTTATTACATGGAGTATTCATGTTTTTGCTTTGTTTAGACTCGACAAAAACCTGTTCTGATGTTATTATGACATTATagcgtataaataatttttgtatatgaaTATGGCCCTAATATTAAAAGGTTGTATTttctgatatttatttattgctaaCTAAGAtaatgtttgttttttattgtcAACActgaaatattcattttttttacaaattgtaTTGAACTCGAATGAAATGTCAAGTATTCATGAAGATATTGATAACAGTTTAGTCAATTCTTATTTTGATTggtgaaagataaaatatgttGTCTGGAAAAGAtttgttttcaaatatttgtcACAGAAAGTTTactgaaaaacaaaaagaaccaTCAAGCAAATTGTTTTGATGTTCAATCAACATTGGatatcaattaaaatgataattaaaatatattattgataatcgATCATGGCAACGttttatgttttaataaattgtattaataaatttaaaaaacaaataatgaacaattgtcttttttataaatctatatatatatatatgaatatatatacacgcacacacgtacacatgtccattgtctatatatatgtttttagaTTATCATACTAACGACatctttatacaatattttttaatctgttCACCTTCCTGTACTGCCGATAATgtcgataaaaatcttttgaaaattacCGTTACACGAGTGAAAGACCGTTGCATTTATAAGTGCTACAAGACCTGACACGGAAAATAATCTCGATAACAGCATATAAGTATGATAAAgcgtttaatatattcattttgcataacttttaaattatacgttcTATAAAATACcgtcgtgtgtgtgtatgggtgtatatataaaagacgCATAGTTAATTCATTGTTTTTCTAACATCgatgtcatatatataatatatgtataaagtaagtatataaagaagaatgtTTCCTTTagggaatttaaaaaattcactcTAGAACTAAGTACAACAAGCTATTTCAAGTCAGTTTgagagatttattttcttggaaCATTTGACGACACATCGCGCATTTTCCCCAGTGCGTTACGGCGCGACAGGTTGTTGTAAGTTCTTTGAAAGCGTTTGTACATATTATCATGTAACCCCAGAGATTTCTTCGAGTTGAAAGATGTTAAAGGAATGTTTTAGCGTTGACATCGATCTCACATAAAGGTACATTTATATCTCCGTATTCTGAGTGAAACGAGCAAAAGTATGATTTATCTGTATCGGAAAATTTGTGTTAGATAAAGTAAAAACATCGAGTTTGGTTATTAACGATTGTCAGTCAAGATTATTTGAAAGCAGGAATTAAGTAACAGAGATCAAGTAAAACATTTTAATCGCGttccattataaatattttgttattgacATGTTACGTGAAATAAAGTATTCGAAAGATTATGATATAGATAGTGGTCATAAAAATTTGATCGTTTCATATAgaattaatatgattttttatttcaaaaatgttttcaagtacgttttgtaattatacatttattattatttttccatagctattataaatagaatattttcaaaacacGATTCTatcttcgtaataattttaacttCTTTAATTTGTTAGGTTAACcgtaaaagatataagaaactTAACTTATGTATAAAAGGAGGTTAGGTAATTTGCCTCGTTAGATTAACAAATCCGTCAAGCAAGCATCGTAGATTTAACGGAGACATAAATTTAACATCATTTTAACGTCGCACTTGCTTCTAATGACTTGGATGTAATTATGACCTGGTGTCAAATTTCGTGAACGGAGAAGGTTGTACTAGTTATAGAAATTAATGGTGATATCGTATATTTCTAAGAAACTAATGAGCAAAACGAAATATACAAATCATAGGGGATTATtcgaaatgatatattatttgactttattattttaattggaaCTCTCATTGCGAACATTGTCGTTGACGTGTTACGTAAAATATGAAGTACTCAAAAGGTTATAGTCTGGCGCGCGTCTTTTCGAAAGCTTTTTAAACTATTTAATTATGTCTGAACTGAAACTGAATGCTATAGATATTTTCTGGCAAGTTAAATGTATTTAACATTGTGTCAGTAGAAGGAGGGAGACAATCTTTAAATACTCTTTCCTTTGCAGGTGACGTTTAATATAAACTCTTGAAGCAACCAGCCAAAGTATTGAGGTAAGACACTG from Vespula vulgaris chromosome 8, iyVesVulg1.1, whole genome shotgun sequence includes:
- the LOC127065749 gene encoding bifunctional glutamate/proline--tRNA ligase; this translates as MMLKLKVNANNPPTDALITVEVVNYEKKEIDIVWCNDWKDSGNLKLLDSNDQLLAESGNEVIRYIGRTIAKDLYGNLDICGRTQVDHWLSFAIGPLCQSPVKNETLSYLNKILMTNTWLVNKKLTAADISVFCVLLNLLYLEKYEKLYPCITRWYKQMLSLPAVIQALSSIKDNKIIIENIIQVEETMNKKVGARKQEGKFIDLPGAEMGKVVVRFPPEASGYLHIGHAKAALLNQYYAETFKGQLIMRFDDTNPAKENLEFEEAILEDIRLLNIKPDRFTYTSDYFDSMLDYCTKLIKDGKAFVDDTPALLMKEQRDQKLKSANRDNSIEKNLKLWNEMQKGTEKGQECCVRAKIDHESVNGCLRDPTIYRCKPEPHPRTGTKYKVYPTYDFACPIVDAVENVTHTLRTTEYHDRDVQYYWIIEALELRRPHIWEYSRLNMTNTVLSKRKLTWFVEEGLVDGWDDPRFPTVRGILRRGMTVDGLKQFIIAQGSSRSVVFMEWDKIWAFNKKVIDPIAIRYTALDYDKTVPVNVLDSKEEWVTVRNHPKDPSLGTKCVRVGSKILIEKDDAEALVEGQNATFVNWGNLKIEAIHKKNGVIESIDARLNLSDENYKNTLKITWLPAPQNFKDLIPCYTVYFDHIISKPVLGKDDDFKDFVAKDTRVEIRMLGEAELHRVKKGEIIQLQRKGFFRCDVPYADISPFCCKEQPLILFHIPDGHTASKSTKANVDSKSSVSKTEQKDVNIINDKMITQSSEEIQKQGDKVRQLKAAKASKDIIDQEVKLLLNLKSEYKIATGQEWKPVKSEKTNATINSASANKTNEQLSEEIQKQGDKVRQLKAAKASKDIIDQEVKILLNLKSEYKIATGQEWKPVKSEKTNATINSASANKTNEQLSEEIQKQGDKVRQLKATKASKDIIDQEVKILLNLKSEYKIATGQEWKPVKSEQTNATINSASVNKTNEKLSEEIKKQGDKVRQLKTAKASKDIIDQEVKILLNLKSEYKIATGQEWKPVKSEQTNATINSASVNKTNEKLSEEIKKQGDKVRQLKTAKASKDIIDQEVKILLTLKSEYKTATGQEWKPDKSQTENIKSENNEITTNDKISVKILEQGTKVRQLKSSKAEQSIIDKEVKILLSLKNDYKTVTGHDWKPKCDVSPKKKNKDGSEKSGKKSDKDMTNNETKSKDTDTNKTGTRLGLEVQKEENFADWYSQIITKSGMIEYYDVSGCYILRPWSYAIWKTIKEHFDKQISKLGVQECYFPIFVTRAALEKEKAHIADFAPEVAWVTKCGDSDIAEHIAIRPTSETVMYPAFSKWLRSDTELPLRLNQWSNVVRWEFKDPKPFLRTREFLWQEGHTVFANKEDAEKEVLIILDMYANIYEELLAVPVVKGRKTEKEKFAGGDYTTTVEAFISTSGRAIQGATSHHLGQNFSKMFNIQVEGAVEGKEKIYVYQNSWGMTTRTIGVMIMVHGDDKGLVLPPNVASIQAIIIPCGITATTTVQQRDQLMSECLKLENDLSKDESLRIKSDYANNRTPGWKFNHWELKGVPVRIELGPKDLEKNQVTFVRRDNNQKMTASRTEVVDFLRNLLTEIQSNMFNKAKKNLEDHIKKVEKWEQFSLELNKKNLLLSPFCGEPSCEDNIKADSARGDVGEEAGALAMGAKSLCIPFEQPQTSIPLDNLKCIHPSCKNKPKFYTLFGRSY